Proteins encoded by one window of Bacteroidota bacterium:
- a CDS encoding sulfotransferase, with product MSLTASEKIIFIVGNSRSGTTMMRRVLGNHSNIYMLEELHFFEQLWSTSDKHKVISQEEAQTLASKLLFIQRDGYLSAMNLDKYQSDAQEIIKNIKGDIFPHSVLNAFLFFETRKHDKSIPCEKTPQDVFYIGEILELFPGAKIVNMVRDPRGVMLSQKRKWQRRAMGAKFMTKKEQRRLKINYHPITISKLWNSSIRAAAKYKDHPQLHTMYFEKMVNDSQIEIKNLCQFLEIDFSENMLMIPQVGSSNEADKPDEFGIKTERAGNWEKGGLNNGELWFCQNICGDNMKQFGYTVNKVNPNPLYILYYYISFPIKIVLAILFNLHRMKNMVEAIKRRLK from the coding sequence ATGAGTTTGACTGCAAGTGAAAAAATAATCTTTATCGTAGGTAATTCCCGCAGTGGCACTACAATGATGCGCCGTGTATTGGGAAATCACTCCAACATATATATGCTGGAGGAATTGCATTTTTTTGAGCAGCTTTGGAGTACTTCCGACAAACATAAAGTGATCTCACAGGAGGAAGCACAAACACTTGCTTCTAAATTATTATTTATTCAAAGAGATGGGTATTTATCTGCTATGAATTTAGATAAATATCAATCGGATGCGCAGGAAATTATCAAAAATATAAAAGGAGATATTTTTCCGCATAGCGTTTTAAATGCATTTTTGTTTTTTGAAACAAGAAAACATGATAAGTCCATTCCTTGCGAAAAAACTCCTCAGGATGTATTTTATATTGGTGAGATTCTGGAATTATTTCCCGGAGCCAAAATAGTGAACATGGTAAGGGATCCGCGTGGAGTAATGTTGAGCCAAAAACGAAAATGGCAACGGCGAGCTATGGGTGCTAAATTTATGACGAAGAAAGAGCAGCGTAGGTTAAAAATAAATTATCATCCCATAACCATTTCCAAATTGTGGAATTCCAGTATAAGAGCTGCGGCAAAATATAAAGACCATCCGCAATTGCATACCATGTATTTCGAAAAAATGGTGAATGATTCCCAAATCGAAATTAAAAACCTATGTCAGTTTTTGGAAATTGATTTTAGTGAAAATATGCTCATGATTCCTCAGGTTGGTTCCAGCAACGAAGCCGATAAACCGGATGAATTCGGAATAAAAACAGAAAGAGCAGGAAATTGGGAAAAAGGGGGATTAAATAACGGCGAACTTTGGTTTTGTCAGAATATTTGTGGCGATAATATGAAACAATTCGGTTACACCGTTAATAAAGTAAATCCAAATCCCCTTTATATTTTATATTATTATATTTCATTTCCAATAAAGATCGTTTTAGCCATATTATTTAATTTGCATCGCATGAAAAATATGGTGGAGGCGATTAAACGGAGGTTGAAATAA
- a CDS encoding glycosyltransferase family 4 protein: protein MSLVRKKVLHITIHLPFPTNHGASLFNSYKLATYLHKNHDLFFACFLKGDDVKYKDAFLADTGIKQSYFEVLNVERTPANLIKSYVKGITINMFRNYSETMKKKIESIANDFDVIIAEHYEVMQYIPKSYKGKVIFRSHNAEYLIWSRYAEVETNPIKKFVIQQEANRIKKWELRYVKQADIVLGATNDNAMHEPDPEKRKLKFRDYLHIGEDDQIKIPIPAFDTLENSLVYVGTLTWEANIEGLIWFVNGTWKELKSKFPELKLYIIGKNPDQRLIQLAKDHSDIIITGFVIDLEEYFTKCKVNIIPLRFGSGMKVKTINGLCRGIPMVCTTIGAEGLQVQHEKDILIADDVKMFGDYVATLLTDKNKWEKIAAASKITAAKYYTWDSLYTILDENI from the coding sequence ATGTCGCTTGTTCGTAAAAAAGTACTACATATCACAATTCACCTTCCCTTCCCAACCAACCATGGTGCAAGTTTATTTAATTCCTACAAGTTAGCAACTTACCTTCATAAAAATCACGACCTGTTTTTTGCCTGTTTTTTAAAGGGAGATGATGTTAAATATAAAGATGCATTTCTTGCCGACACCGGTATAAAACAGTCTTATTTTGAAGTATTAAATGTAGAAAGAACCCCGGCAAATCTCATAAAAAGTTATGTGAAAGGAATCACCATAAACATGTTTCGGAATTATTCAGAAACAATGAAAAAAAAGATTGAAAGTATTGCAAACGATTTTGATGTGATTATTGCGGAGCATTATGAAGTGATGCAATATATTCCGAAGAGTTATAAGGGAAAAGTAATTTTTCGAAGCCACAACGCTGAATATTTAATATGGAGCCGATATGCAGAAGTGGAAACAAATCCCATTAAAAAATTCGTAATTCAACAAGAGGCAAATAGAATTAAAAAATGGGAATTGCGATATGTAAAACAAGCCGATATTGTTTTAGGTGCTACCAACGACAATGCCATGCATGAACCTGATCCCGAAAAACGAAAATTAAAGTTTCGCGATTATTTACATATAGGGGAGGATGATCAGATCAAAATTCCAATTCCAGCTTTTGATACTTTGGAAAATAGTCTGGTATATGTTGGAACCCTAACCTGGGAAGCAAATATTGAAGGATTAATTTGGTTTGTGAACGGAACCTGGAAAGAATTAAAATCGAAATTCCCCGAATTAAAATTATATATCATTGGAAAAAATCCCGACCAGCGATTAATACAACTTGCAAAGGATCATAGCGATATTATTATCACAGGATTTGTTATTGATCTGGAAGAATATTTTACAAAATGCAAAGTCAATATTATTCCCCTTCGTTTCGGTAGTGGAATGAAGGTGAAAACAATAAACGGATTATGCAGAGGAATTCCTATGGTGTGCACAACCATTGGAGCAGAGGGACTTCAGGTGCAACATGAAAAGGATATACTAATTGCAGATGATGTAAAAATGTTCGGGGATTATGTGGCAACATTATTGACAGATAAAAACAAATGGGAAAAAATTGCAGCTGCAAGTAAAATTACTGCTGCAAAATATTACACCTGGGATAGTTTATATACAATACTCGACGAAAATATCTAA
- a CDS encoding alpha/beta hydrolase, with amino-acid sequence MFHPKILILPFLFLIFTACNNEDEPTALLEETIYEVSYGADPLQKLDVYLPASRTLETKLLIFVHGGNWNAGDKSDYALVLSDLQHRGFAIANINYRLANSASGILYTELADDVRAAVDFLISKSNAFVYSPNKIIISGHSAGGHLALYTAYHNNADNAIKAVFSLAGPTDVTDDYFLTNPDLNALIENLTGTTYLEDTAIWMEVSPVTHVTSASVPTLLQYCGLDFIVPASQGEILNNALNIAEVEHQYYFYPLYGHDMGTIYFGGHLPEDVKNDILNFVETYGN; translated from the coding sequence ATGTTTCATCCTAAAATATTAATTCTTCCTTTTTTATTTCTGATTTTCACAGCTTGTAATAATGAGGATGAACCAACCGCTTTGCTGGAAGAAACTATTTACGAAGTTTCTTATGGTGCTGACCCTTTACAAAAATTAGATGTTTATTTGCCCGCTTCCAGAACTTTGGAAACTAAGTTATTAATATTCGTTCACGGTGGAAATTGGAACGCAGGTGATAAAAGTGATTATGCTTTAGTTTTGTCTGATCTTCAGCATCGCGGATTTGCTATTGCGAATATTAATTACCGACTGGCAAATTCCGCCTCCGGAATTTTATACACCGAACTTGCTGATGACGTGAGAGCAGCAGTAGATTTTTTGATCTCCAAATCAAATGCATTCGTTTATTCACCAAATAAAATAATAATTTCCGGTCATAGTGCCGGCGGTCATCTCGCATTATATACAGCTTACCATAATAATGCTGATAATGCTATTAAAGCAGTTTTTAGTCTCGCAGGCCCAACGGACGTAACAGACGATTATTTTTTAACTAATCCTGATCTAAATGCTTTGATCGAAAATCTTACCGGAACAACTTATCTGGAAGATACTGCAATATGGATGGAAGTTAGCCCTGTAACGCATGTAACCTCGGCCTCCGTGCCAACACTGTTGCAATATTGTGGACTGGATTTTATAGTTCCAGCCTCACAAGGTGAAATATTAAATAATGCATTGAATATTGCTGAAGTAGAACATCAATATTATTTTTATCCTCTTTACGGCCATGATATGGGAACAATTTATTTTGGTGGGCACTTGCCGGAAGATGTTAAAAATGATATTCTTAATTTTGTGGAAACTTACGGAAATTGA
- a CDS encoding T9SS type A sorting domain-containing protein, which translates to MRNLLLLISLCSFQYIKAQPAPDWFTYPATPTAGRFDDIFFINDSIGWAVNSDGEIFKTISAGENWILKHSSPDYFRSVEFFDENVGFAGSLYGRLYKTEDGGENWEDISALLPISFDGICGMSAADDTTIYICGVWSNPAYIFKSTDKGESWEFINMTSHAYSLVDIKFTDANHGFVSGQSANLDEGGIILYTENGGADWEVKKLTDHPNDYVWKIQLLDSVNAFGAVADVAGGFETRFLKSIDAGMNWEVKTVSDEYHYVEMCGFINVDTGWTGSYDILETFDGGETWHINNFGYNMNRFFKVNDNLAFSSGESIYVYSDTSYIAPVDTTEEDTTEVAIQNIFDPIHALFNITPNPSQNFISVKYTIDRNTTIDLNVFDLNGHLIYRLYHGKIIAGTYTQNWEHNLMSGEYIITLHSNEGLLWEKFVVQ; encoded by the coding sequence ATGCGTAACCTCCTCCTTTTAATAAGCCTTTGCTCTTTTCAATATATAAAAGCACAACCCGCTCCGGACTGGTTCACGTACCCCGCAACCCCTACTGCAGGGCGTTTCGACGATATTTTTTTTATTAACGACTCCATCGGATGGGCAGTGAACAGTGATGGGGAGATATTTAAAACGATAAGTGCCGGCGAAAACTGGATTTTGAAGCATAGCAGTCCCGATTATTTCAGGTCTGTGGAATTTTTTGATGAAAATGTCGGATTTGCAGGGTCGTTATACGGCAGATTGTATAAAACAGAAGATGGTGGCGAAAATTGGGAGGATATCTCTGCACTGCTTCCCATTTCTTTTGATGGTATTTGCGGAATGAGTGCTGCGGATGATACCACAATTTATATATGCGGAGTCTGGAGCAACCCGGCCTATATTTTTAAAAGTACCGATAAAGGCGAAAGCTGGGAATTTATAAATATGACCTCCCATGCCTATTCGCTGGTAGACATAAAATTTACGGATGCAAACCATGGTTTTGTGTCGGGACAAAGTGCAAATCTGGATGAGGGCGGAATAATTTTATACACAGAAAATGGCGGTGCAGATTGGGAGGTAAAAAAATTAACAGATCACCCGAATGATTACGTATGGAAAATACAATTATTGGATTCCGTTAATGCTTTTGGTGCTGTTGCTGATGTTGCCGGAGGATTTGAAACGCGATTTTTAAAATCAATTGATGCAGGCATGAATTGGGAAGTAAAAACAGTAAGTGATGAATATCATTATGTTGAAATGTGTGGTTTTATAAATGTTGATACGGGTTGGACAGGTTCTTACGATATTTTAGAAACTTTTGATGGTGGCGAAACCTGGCATATTAATAATTTCGGTTATAACATGAACAGATTTTTTAAAGTAAACGATAATCTCGCATTTTCCTCCGGCGAATCTATTTATGTTTATTCGGATACAAGTTATATTGCGCCCGTTGATACAACAGAAGAGGATACCACAGAAGTTGCCATTCAAAATATTTTTGATCCAATTCACGCATTATTTAATATTACACCAAATCCATCACAAAATTTTATTTCAGTAAAATATACCATAGATAGAAATACAACAATTGACCTCAATGTTTTTGATTTGAACGGACATTTAATTTATAGATTATATCACGGAAAAATTATTGCAGGCACCTATACTCAAAATTGGGAGCATAATTTAATGTCTGGAGAATATATTATTACCTTGCATAGCAATGAAGGTTTATTGTGGGAAAAATTTGTTGTTCAATAG
- a CDS encoding sodium:solute symporter family protein: MLITFVIIYMVITFAVGIYTSKLVKGSKDFVQAGRRLPLFLNAADLFALWFGSETIFGASSEFAQHGLRGVVEDPFGAALCLVLFGMFFIRRLYRMNLFTLGDLFKIKYGKTAEVTASFFMLLTFFGYIAAQFIALGYIFSFATGGAVSIQSASIICACIVMVYTMVGGMWAVSITDFIQSIIIVVGFIFAVFFLLNVTGGFDNVIANAPENAFHFLPDGDSFSIINWLGAWMVVGLGYIPSQDVFQRANSARTEKGAVRSMYIGAGLYILIAMMPLFITLCAKVIYPENTFEDTQAIILTMITEHTPFWLQIIFFGALLSAVLSTCSGAILAPASILAENFIKPLSKKTYTDKQFLRILRLSVIFIGFISICISMMRSNIFALVGESAVLGMVSLLAPVVAGLYFKNATKTGAMLSMFSGIIVYVLFEYIFPVLPVEAFLPATVVSFIFMYTGKFFEARKPAARLA, translated from the coding sequence ATGTTAATCACTTTTGTTATCATCTATATGGTGATAACCTTTGCGGTAGGGATTTACACGAGCAAACTCGTAAAAGGATCCAAAGATTTCGTTCAGGCCGGGCGCAGACTACCTCTGTTTTTAAATGCCGCCGATCTTTTTGCACTCTGGTTTGGTTCGGAAACCATTTTTGGAGCTTCCAGCGAATTTGCACAGCACGGATTGCGTGGAGTAGTGGAAGATCCGTTCGGAGCAGCCTTATGCCTCGTTTTATTCGGAATGTTCTTCATCAGGCGATTATATCGCATGAATTTGTTCACTCTGGGCGATCTTTTCAAAATAAAATATGGTAAAACTGCGGAAGTAACAGCGAGCTTTTTTATGTTGCTCACCTTTTTCGGCTATATCGCTGCTCAGTTTATTGCTTTGGGATATATTTTTTCATTTGCAACGGGTGGAGCAGTATCCATTCAAAGTGCATCCATTATTTGTGCCTGTATTGTGATGGTTTATACCATGGTTGGAGGAATGTGGGCAGTTTCCATCACCGATTTTATACAGAGTATCATTATTGTGGTGGGATTTATTTTTGCCGTTTTTTTCTTATTAAATGTTACAGGAGGGTTTGATAATGTAATTGCAAATGCTCCTGAAAATGCATTTCATTTTTTACCGGATGGCGATTCTTTTTCCATCATTAATTGGCTGGGTGCCTGGATGGTGGTAGGACTCGGATATATTCCTTCGCAGGATGTATTTCAACGAGCAAATTCTGCGAGAACAGAAAAAGGTGCAGTCCGCAGCATGTATATTGGAGCGGGATTATATATTTTAATTGCGATGATGCCATTATTTATAACATTGTGTGCAAAGGTGATTTATCCGGAAAATACTTTTGAAGATACGCAGGCGATTATTTTAACCATGATAACCGAGCATACTCCGTTCTGGTTGCAGATCATATTTTTTGGTGCATTATTATCAGCTGTATTAAGCACATGCAGCGGAGCAATTTTAGCGCCTGCGAGTATATTGGCAGAAAATTTTATTAAACCATTATCCAAAAAAACATATACCGATAAACAATTTTTAAGAATACTGCGATTAAGTGTAATTTTTATTGGTTTTATCTCCATTTGTATAAGCATGATGCGCAGTAATATTTTTGCATTAGTGGGTGAATCTGCAGTATTGGGTATGGTGAGTTTATTAGCCCCTGTAGTGGCAGGACTCTATTTTAAAAATGCAACTAAAACAGGAGCAATGTTGAGCATGTTCAGCGGAATAATTGTTTACGTTTTATTCGAATATATATTTCCTGTTCTACCTGTTGAAGCATTTCTTCCGGCAACGGTGGTGAGTTTTATTTTTATGTATACGGGCAAATTTTTTGAAGCGAGGAAACCGGCTGCAAGATTGGCGTAA
- a CDS encoding M1 family metallopeptidase, with protein sequence MNLRVFCLLPLIITLISCNTKEKNSPDQQTNMQIIDPHSFAKTNEAVVKHLSWKAKIDFDTKVISAVATWTIENKSNSGQVIFDTRDLIIENIMVDGNTSSDYKLADTIAGQSFLGSALIVDIPTSAKTVSITYKTSEGAAALQWLNAEQTRDKKFPFLFTQSQAILCRTWIPCQDGPGVRFTFDAQVEVPKGMIALMSAENPQKINEDGVYHFKMEQPIPSYLMSLAVGDLAFKSVGNETGVYAEPSFVEACAWELSDMQNMLESAEKLYGKYQWGRYDVIVLPPSFPFGGMENPRITFATPTIIAGDKSLVALVAHELAHSWSGNLVTNANWNDFWLNEGFTVYFENRIMEAVYGKDYADMLQVLEYEGLVETVKDFGATSPDTHLKLKLEGRDPDEGVSDIAYNKGAYFLRLLESKVGREKWDVFVNGYFTTNAFSVMTTEDFIIYLNKNLIEPNKEKFADVNIDEWIYGPGIPANCPKVVSARFEKVDDILQGLSSENNIPVDQVKSWSTHEWLRFIYQLPDDISLEKMVYLDGLFKFTGTGNSEIADAWYELAIKRNYSVAYPAIDTFLCSVGRRKFLTPLYKAMIKTGQKDMAVRIYTKARPGYHYVAQNTMDELIGVK encoded by the coding sequence ATGAATCTGAGAGTATTTTGTTTATTGCCATTGATCATCACACTGATAAGCTGTAATACGAAGGAAAAAAATTCACCAGACCAACAAACAAATATGCAAATAATAGATCCGCACTCTTTTGCCAAAACAAATGAAGCTGTTGTTAAACATTTAAGCTGGAAGGCAAAAATAGATTTTGACACCAAAGTTATATCAGCTGTTGCCACCTGGACCATTGAAAATAAGTCGAACAGCGGACAGGTAATTTTCGATACCCGCGATCTGATCATTGAAAATATAATGGTGGATGGAAATACCAGCTCTGATTATAAATTAGCAGATACTATAGCAGGGCAATCTTTTTTAGGTTCTGCACTTATAGTTGATATTCCTACATCTGCAAAAACAGTGAGTATCACCTATAAAACTTCCGAAGGCGCAGCGGCTCTCCAATGGTTGAATGCAGAACAAACCCGCGATAAAAAATTTCCGTTTTTATTTACGCAATCGCAGGCAATTTTATGCAGAACCTGGATACCTTGTCAGGATGGGCCGGGTGTGCGATTTACATTTGATGCTCAGGTGGAAGTTCCCAAAGGAATGATCGCTTTAATGAGTGCGGAAAATCCTCAAAAGATAAATGAAGATGGTGTTTACCATTTTAAAATGGAACAACCCATTCCCTCTTATTTAATGAGTCTTGCAGTTGGTGATCTTGCATTTAAATCTGTTGGAAACGAAACCGGTGTTTATGCCGAACCTTCTTTTGTGGAAGCTTGTGCATGGGAGTTGAGCGATATGCAAAATATGCTCGAAAGTGCGGAAAAATTATATGGAAAATACCAATGGGGAAGATATGATGTAATCGTTCTGCCTCCGAGTTTTCCTTTTGGAGGAATGGAAAATCCAAGAATTACTTTTGCCACTCCAACAATTATTGCAGGTGATAAAAGTTTGGTCGCACTTGTTGCACATGAATTAGCACATAGCTGGAGCGGAAATTTAGTTACCAATGCAAATTGGAACGACTTCTGGTTAAATGAAGGATTTACCGTCTATTTCGAAAATAGAATTATGGAAGCAGTATACGGTAAAGATTATGCCGATATGTTGCAGGTTTTGGAATATGAAGGACTGGTAGAAACGGTAAAAGATTTTGGTGCAACATCTCCCGATACACATTTAAAATTAAAATTAGAAGGTCGAGATCCTGATGAAGGGGTTTCAGATATTGCATATAATAAAGGAGCTTATTTTTTACGTTTGCTCGAAAGTAAAGTAGGAAGAGAAAAATGGGATGTTTTTGTAAACGGTTACTTTACAACCAATGCATTCAGTGTAATGACCACCGAAGATTTTATTATTTATCTGAATAAAAATCTGATAGAACCCAATAAAGAAAAATTTGCGGATGTAAATATTGATGAGTGGATATATGGCCCGGGTATTCCTGCAAATTGCCCAAAGGTAGTTTCTGCGCGATTTGAAAAGGTTGATGATATTTTGCAAGGACTTAGTAGTGAAAATAATATTCCGGTAGATCAAGTTAAATCCTGGTCGACACATGAATGGTTGCGTTTTATTTACCAGTTACCTGATGATATTTCTTTGGAAAAGATGGTTTATCTCGACGGTTTATTCAAGTTTACCGGAACAGGAAATAGCGAAATTGCAGATGCCTGGTATGAACTTGCAATTAAGAGAAATTATTCCGTTGCATATCCTGCAATTGATACATTCTTGTGTTCTGTTGGAAGGAGAAAATTCCTCACACCATTATATAAGGCTATGATCAAAACCGGCCAGAAAGATATGGCTGTTAGAATATACACAAAAGCGCGCCCAGGCTATCATTATGTTGCCCAAAACACTATGGACGAATTAATTGGGGTTAAATAA